In one window of Niallia sp. Man26 DNA:
- a CDS encoding GrpB family protein, producing MEQVNFFESSLFSSDVEKTFLVHKKIIKEYIPEADVQHVGSTAIPKSLTKGDLDIQVRVSSQHFSRAVQILSSLYESNNGSVKTEFFRAFKKDSTIPPLGIQLTVIGSEYDFFWKFRDVLLHNEAYRIEYDNLKREFEGKEMDKYRSQKNIFFQKLMQTPEFKKL from the coding sequence ATGGAACAAGTTAATTTTTTTGAAAGCAGTCTTTTTAGTTCAGATGTAGAGAAAACTTTTCTAGTCCATAAGAAGATCATTAAAGAATATATTCCAGAAGCTGATGTTCAGCACGTTGGAAGCACTGCTATACCTAAAAGTTTGACCAAAGGAGATTTGGATATACAAGTACGTGTATCTTCTCAACATTTCTCAAGGGCAGTTCAGATACTTTCATCCTTGTATGAAAGTAATAACGGTAGTGTAAAAACGGAGTTTTTTAGAGCTTTTAAAAAGGATTCGACTATTCCTCCTTTAGGAATTCAATTAACTGTAATTGGCTCTGAATATGATTTCTTTTGGAAATTCCGGGATGTTTTATTACATAATGAAGCTTATAGAATCGAATATGATAACTTAAAGAGAGAGTTTGAAGGAAAAGAGATGGATAAGTATAGAAGTCAAAAAAATATTTTTTTCCAAAAACTAATGCAAACTCCTGAATTTAAAAAA